In Wenyingzhuangia fucanilytica, the following are encoded in one genomic region:
- a CDS encoding glycoside hydrolase family 32 protein, with product MKKFTLTGLLLIAIIGCNSIHKNEKKSSLTLEKKVVLTEEQLYRPNFHFTPEENWMNDPNGMFYLDGTYHLYFQYYPNESKWGPMHWGHATSTDLIAWKQQPIALYPDKLGYIFSGSAVVDHHNTSGFGDGTQTPVVAIYTYHNPIKEKAGKIDIESQGIAYSLDNGMTWTKYSNNPVLKNPGIKNFRDPKVTWDDIHQQWIMTLAANDRAQFYSSKNLIDWTYLSEFGQNIGAHGGVWECPDFFPMKINDSANTKWVLLQSLNPGGPNGGSATQYFIGDFDGKTFKLDPLFKNQLSKKEALWLDSGKDNYAGVTWNNSPSVNPTYIGWMSNWQYAQEVPTKTWRSSMTLPRELTLLQVESGYKLISTPVSQLGNYFKETIIKKDIVFKKNTSLLKSEDLDLSKSVIDVSLKNMKTDIYTFSLNNTIGDTLEFGINNKENFLFIDRKKSGIINFSNEFANKISKANLDKRQSSAAFKIILDKTSIEVFFNNGEEVLTEIFFTNQPYMNLSIESSGKDAEISILKANQLNIN from the coding sequence ATGAAAAAATTTACACTAACAGGACTACTCCTTATAGCCATAATAGGCTGTAACAGTATTCATAAAAACGAGAAAAAGAGTTCTTTAACATTAGAAAAAAAGGTTGTTCTTACTGAAGAGCAATTATACAGACCTAATTTTCATTTCACACCTGAAGAAAATTGGATGAATGATCCTAATGGAATGTTTTATTTAGACGGAACTTATCATTTGTATTTTCAGTATTACCCAAACGAAAGTAAATGGGGCCCAATGCACTGGGGACATGCCACTAGTACAGATTTAATAGCTTGGAAACAACAACCTATTGCTTTGTATCCAGATAAATTAGGATATATATTTTCAGGAAGTGCAGTGGTAGACCATCACAATACTTCTGGTTTTGGAGATGGAACTCAAACACCAGTTGTTGCTATTTATACCTATCATAATCCTATTAAAGAAAAAGCTGGGAAAATTGATATTGAAAGTCAAGGAATAGCCTATTCATTAGATAACGGAATGACTTGGACAAAATACTCAAACAATCCAGTTCTTAAAAACCCAGGTATTAAAAACTTTAGAGATCCTAAAGTTACTTGGGATGATATTCATCAACAATGGATTATGACTTTAGCAGCCAATGACCGAGCACAATTTTATAGTTCAAAAAACTTAATAGACTGGACATATTTATCAGAATTTGGTCAAAATATTGGTGCTCATGGAGGTGTTTGGGAATGTCCTGATTTTTTTCCAATGAAGATAAACGACTCTGCAAACACAAAATGGGTTCTGTTGCAAAGTTTAAATCCTGGGGGGCCTAATGGAGGTTCTGCAACTCAATATTTTATTGGAGATTTTGATGGAAAAACTTTTAAGTTAGACCCTCTGTTTAAAAATCAATTAAGTAAAAAAGAAGCTTTGTGGTTAGATTCTGGAAAAGATAACTATGCAGGTGTTACTTGGAACAATAGTCCTAGTGTAAACCCTACTTATATTGGGTGGATGTCTAACTGGCAATATGCACAGGAAGTACCTACAAAAACATGGAGAAGTAGTATGACACTACCAAGGGAACTAACATTATTACAGGTTGAATCAGGGTATAAACTAATCTCAACACCAGTATCACAATTGGGTAATTATTTTAAAGAAACCATTATTAAAAAAGATATAGTCTTTAAAAAGAATACATCACTATTAAAAAGTGAAGATCTAGACTTGTCCAAATCGGTAATTGATGTTAGTTTAAAAAACATGAAAACTGATATCTATACCTTTTCGTTAAATAATACTATTGGAGATACCTTGGAGTTTGGAATTAACAACAAAGAAAATTTCTTATTTATAGATCGTAAAAAATCAGGAATTATTAACTTTTCTAATGAATTTGCAAACAAAATATCAAAAGCAAACTTAGACAAAAGACAGAGCTCTGCAGCATTTAAAATCATATTAGATAAAACATCTATAGAGGTCTTCTTTAATAATGGAGAAGAGGTATTAACTGAAATATTTTTCACAAACCAACCATATATGAACCTTTCTATTGAATCTTCGGGGAAAGATGCAGAAATATCGATATTAAAGGCTAACCAATTAAACATAAACTAA
- a CDS encoding SusC/RagA family TonB-linked outer membrane protein: MKYKLILLFFLQFTVLMAQEIEVKGTVVSSEDNMALPGVSIVIKGKSIGTITDFDGNFIINNISIGESLELSYLGYTTKTVVINNNATLNIKLNPSNEQLDEVIVTGYTSQKKADITGAVSVVDMDELNKQTEPNPIKALQGRLAGVNISTDGSPSGGNTKINIRGIGTLNNTDPLYVIDGVPTKGGMHELNPNDIQSIQVLKDASSASIYGSRASNGVIIITTKQGKEGKMRLNLDYYSTLSNYANKLDVLNAKEYGQVLWQANINDGIDPNTNNLSYQFNWGVYNGKPTLNNVLVPEYLNTEQTIKSSNTNWYDEISQLGKANSVNLSMSNGSEKGAYMFSLGYYDNVGIVKTTNFKRLSSRINSSYNFFDGKLKIGENFTINRTNEVSDPGVLDPALRALPIIPVRTVDGKGWGGPVGGMNDRQNPVRLLEYNKDNGYSYMRLFGNTYAELKPIDNLTFKTSFGIDFSDFYKRSLQRSYVSGYLKNDQNSVSIEQSNNLKWTWTNTVQYDLKLNNHNINLLAGTEMFKEDARNTTLRKEDFITEDPDYMYPDAGTGEAYTYGSASSYSLLSYFGKATYDYDSRYLFSATIRRDGSSRFGKNNRFGTFPAFSAGWRINKEEFAKNNLAFFSDLKLRTGWGQTGNQEISNEAIYSLYLANYAGGDPTWNTSYGTAYDLSGAGSGLLPSGFIATQTGNDDLKWETTTQTNIGLDFGFFNQRLTGSVDVYKKVTEDILVLPPYLGVIGEGGNRWVNGASMENEGIEFALNYKNNTDWGLKYEMSANLSANRNQITKLPEEVKNNYGGNGLDDNILGRPINSMYGHVADGLFTSQQEVENSAIQPGKGLGRIRYKDLNNDGVIDSEDRTWIGNPNPGFNYGFNVSLGYKNFDLTTFWQGVGDVDVVNQTKYQTDFWSVDDVGSNKGTRLLNAWSPQNPTSTIPALTTVDSNAESRFSTYYIENGSYLKLRVLQLGYTIPKKITETYKIQNFRVYVNAQNLLTISSSSFTGIDPENPGFGYPLPLTITLGLNISL, from the coding sequence ATGAAGTATAAATTAATTCTTTTATTCTTTCTTCAGTTCACTGTTTTAATGGCTCAAGAAATAGAAGTGAAAGGTACTGTTGTATCTTCAGAAGATAACATGGCATTACCTGGTGTATCTATTGTCATCAAGGGAAAATCAATTGGAACCATTACCGATTTTGACGGAAATTTTATCATCAATAATATCTCAATAGGTGAAAGTTTAGAGCTTAGTTATTTAGGATATACAACTAAAACTGTAGTTATAAATAACAATGCTACTCTAAACATCAAACTAAACCCTAGTAACGAACAATTAGATGAAGTAATCGTTACTGGATATACCTCACAGAAAAAAGCAGACATTACTGGAGCTGTTTCTGTGGTAGATATGGATGAACTCAACAAGCAAACAGAACCTAACCCTATAAAAGCTTTACAAGGTCGTTTAGCAGGAGTAAATATTTCTACAGATGGTTCTCCTAGTGGAGGAAATACTAAAATAAATATTAGAGGTATTGGTACTTTAAACAACACCGATCCTTTGTATGTAATTGATGGAGTACCAACCAAGGGAGGTATGCATGAATTAAACCCGAATGATATTCAATCTATACAAGTATTAAAAGATGCATCTTCGGCAAGTATTTACGGTTCTAGAGCTTCTAATGGTGTTATTATTATTACAACTAAACAGGGGAAAGAAGGAAAAATGAGACTTAATCTAGATTACTATTCAACCCTATCTAACTATGCCAATAAATTAGACGTTTTAAACGCTAAAGAATATGGACAAGTATTATGGCAAGCAAATATAAACGATGGTATAGATCCTAATACAAACAACTTAAGTTATCAGTTTAACTGGGGAGTTTATAATGGAAAACCTACACTGAATAATGTGTTAGTTCCAGAATATTTAAACACAGAGCAAACCATTAAGTCTTCAAACACCAATTGGTATGATGAAATTTCTCAATTAGGAAAAGCCAATTCGGTAAACCTATCTATGTCTAATGGTTCTGAAAAAGGAGCTTATATGTTTTCTTTGGGATATTATGATAATGTGGGAATTGTAAAAACTACTAATTTTAAACGCTTGTCTTCTCGTATCAATTCTTCATATAATTTTTTTGATGGAAAATTAAAAATTGGAGAAAACTTTACTATCAACAGAACCAACGAGGTTTCAGATCCAGGAGTTTTAGATCCTGCTTTAAGAGCTTTACCTATTATTCCTGTTCGAACTGTAGATGGAAAAGGATGGGGAGGTCCTGTTGGAGGAATGAATGACAGACAAAACCCTGTTAGATTATTAGAATACAATAAAGACAATGGTTATAGCTATATGCGTTTGTTTGGTAATACTTATGCTGAGTTAAAGCCAATAGACAACCTTACTTTTAAAACTAGTTTTGGTATTGATTTTAGTGATTTTTACAAAAGATCTTTACAACGTAGTTATGTTTCTGGATATCTAAAGAACGATCAAAACTCTGTTTCTATTGAGCAGTCAAACAATCTAAAATGGACATGGACTAATACTGTACAATATGATTTAAAATTGAACAATCATAATATTAATTTATTAGCAGGTACAGAGATGTTTAAAGAAGATGCGAGAAACACTACTTTAAGAAAAGAAGATTTTATAACAGAAGATCCCGATTATATGTATCCGGATGCAGGTACAGGAGAAGCTTATACTTATGGTTCAGCTAGTTCGTATAGTTTATTATCCTATTTTGGGAAAGCTACTTATGATTATGACAGCCGTTACTTATTTTCTGCAACCATTAGAAGAGACGGTTCTTCTAGATTTGGAAAAAACAATCGCTTTGGTACCTTTCCTGCCTTTTCTGCAGGATGGAGAATTAACAAGGAAGAATTTGCTAAAAATAATTTAGCCTTCTTTTCAGATTTAAAACTACGTACAGGTTGGGGACAAACGGGTAATCAAGAAATTAGTAACGAAGCTATTTATTCTTTATACTTAGCCAATTATGCTGGTGGGGATCCTACTTGGAACACCTCTTACGGAACTGCTTATGACTTATCAGGAGCAGGTTCAGGGTTGTTACCTTCTGGTTTTATTGCCACTCAAACAGGAAACGATGATTTAAAATGGGAAACTACCACTCAAACAAATATTGGTCTTGACTTTGGTTTCTTTAATCAAAGATTAACAGGTAGTGTTGATGTTTATAAAAAAGTAACTGAAGATATTTTAGTACTTCCTCCATATTTAGGAGTCATTGGTGAAGGTGGTAATAGATGGGTTAATGGAGCTTCTATGGAAAATGAAGGAATTGAATTTGCTTTGAATTATAAAAACAATACTGACTGGGGATTAAAATATGAAATGTCGGCAAACCTTTCTGCAAACAGAAATCAAATCACAAAACTTCCAGAAGAAGTAAAGAACAATTACGGAGGAAATGGTCTAGATGATAATATTCTAGGAAGACCTATTAATTCTATGTACGGACATGTAGCCGATGGACTGTTTACATCACAACAAGAAGTTGAAAACTCTGCTATTCAACCTGGAAAAGGTTTAGGACGTATTAGGTATAAAGATTTAAATAATGATGGTGTTATAGACAGTGAAGATAGAACGTGGATAGGAAATCCAAACCCTGGTTTTAACTATGGATTTAATGTTTCTTTAGGTTATAAGAATTTTGATTTGACAACTTTTTGGCAAGGTGTAGGTGATGTAGATGTAGTTAACCAAACAAAGTATCAAACCGATTTTTGGAGTGTTGATGATGTAGGATCAAACAAAGGAACTCGATTATTAAACGCTTGGTCTCCACAAAATCCAACTTCAACTATTCCTGCATTAACAACTGTTGACAGTAATGCAGAATCAAGGTTTTCAACTTATTATATAGAAAACGGTAGTTACTTAAAACTACGTGTATTACAATTAGGCTATACAATACCTAAAAAAATAACAGAAACTTATAAAATCCAAAACTTTAGAGTATATGTAAATGCTCAAAATTTACTAACTATTAGTTCCTCTAGTTTTACAGGTATTGATCCTGAAAACCCTGGTTTTGGTTATCCTTTACCATTAACAATTACTTTAGGATTAAACATTTCACTTTAA
- a CDS encoding RagB/SusD family nutrient uptake outer membrane protein, with protein sequence MKTIVYIFSCLLLFTTVSCEDFLENKPKGVLSEEDVINADNVDGFITSAYAALGNDHYDTPFSLWPYGNVRADDAYKGGSGTNDIQAFHFFEISNNIRTDFAELDKLWYNYYVGISRANKAIAALNQITEQEFPQKKSRLGEMHFLRGHFYFMLKIMFKNIPYVTEDTAPEEYGLVSNRALTDDQLWENIAADFEFAANNTPPTQSQIGRVNQYAAYSYLAKTRLYQAYEQDEDYNVTNINQQILQKVIDATGQVIGTYSLEADFGFNFLPGSYENGSESVFAVQYSDNDGTLHGRLNFGDVLSVPQGLGCCDFHKPSQNLVNAFKTTADGLPMFDTFNDTDLDYNQLNSFDVDPRLYHTVAIPGLPFKYAEDYIYEENWNRSPGTYGYFASLKENVQPDCDCFINIDPFYGNSKNRILIRYADVLLIRAEALIEMGQHNEALPIINQIRARAAASTTLTGSYTSNNLISQYEDGVNCVWSQDFARKALRWERRLEFAMEGYRFFDLVRWGIASETLNEYYAEEKTKRGYYLDAGFDKNKEEFCPIPLAQINFSQGLYKQNKRY encoded by the coding sequence ATGAAAACGATTGTATATATATTTAGTTGTTTATTATTATTCACAACTGTGTCCTGCGAGGACTTTTTAGAAAACAAACCAAAGGGCGTATTGTCTGAAGAAGATGTTATTAATGCTGATAATGTGGATGGTTTTATTACTTCAGCTTACGCTGCTTTAGGTAACGACCATTATGACACCCCATTTAGTTTGTGGCCATATGGAAATGTTAGAGCAGATGATGCTTATAAAGGAGGTAGTGGAACCAATGATATTCAAGCCTTTCACTTTTTTGAAATCTCAAATAATATTCGCACTGACTTTGCCGAATTAGACAAACTATGGTATAATTACTATGTAGGGATTTCTAGAGCAAACAAAGCTATTGCAGCATTAAATCAGATTACAGAACAAGAATTCCCTCAAAAAAAATCAAGATTGGGTGAAATGCATTTTCTAAGAGGTCATTTTTACTTTATGCTTAAAATTATGTTTAAAAACATACCTTATGTAACTGAGGATACAGCCCCAGAAGAATATGGTTTGGTGTCAAACAGAGCATTAACTGACGATCAACTTTGGGAAAACATTGCTGCTGATTTTGAATTTGCAGCAAACAACACTCCACCTACCCAATCTCAAATAGGTCGTGTAAACCAATATGCTGCTTATTCATATTTGGCTAAAACAAGATTGTACCAGGCTTATGAACAAGATGAGGATTACAATGTAACTAATATCAATCAACAAATACTACAAAAAGTAATTGATGCTACAGGTCAAGTTATAGGAACTTATTCTTTAGAAGCTGATTTTGGATTTAACTTTTTACCAGGTAGTTATGAAAACGGTTCTGAATCTGTGTTTGCTGTACAGTATTCAGATAATGATGGAACTTTGCATGGAAGATTAAATTTTGGAGATGTATTATCGGTACCACAAGGTTTGGGTTGTTGTGATTTTCATAAACCTAGTCAAAATTTAGTTAATGCCTTTAAAACTACTGCAGATGGATTGCCAATGTTTGACACTTTTAATGATACTGATTTAGATTATAATCAATTAAATAGTTTTGATGTAGATCCAAGATTATATCACACTGTAGCCATTCCTGGATTGCCTTTTAAATATGCAGAGGATTATATCTATGAAGAAAACTGGAACAGATCTCCTGGAACCTATGGATATTTTGCTTCTTTAAAAGAAAATGTACAACCTGATTGTGACTGTTTTATAAACATCGATCCTTTTTACGGAAATTCAAAAAACAGAATCCTAATTCGTTATGCTGATGTATTACTAATTAGAGCTGAAGCATTGATAGAAATGGGACAACATAATGAAGCTTTACCAATCATTAATCAAATTAGAGCAAGAGCAGCTGCAAGTACAACTTTAACAGGTAGCTATACTTCAAACAATTTAATTAGTCAGTATGAAGATGGGGTAAACTGTGTATGGAGTCAAGATTTTGCTCGCAAAGCTTTACGTTGGGAACGTAGATTAGAATTCGCCATGGAAGGTTACCGATTTTTTGATTTAGTTAGATGGGGAATTGCTTCAGAAACATTAAACGAATACTATGCTGAAGAGAAAACAAAAAGAGGATATTACCTAGATGCTGGTTTTGACAAAAACAAAGAAGAATTTTGCCCTATTCCTTTGGCACAAATTAATTTCAGTCAAGGTTTGTACAAACAAAATAAAAGATACTAA
- a CDS encoding DUF4960 domain-containing protein: protein MKKIINKQIGLLTCVLLFLASLLSACEDNFDESAFVTNVSVNINSFTVNNISAEINNQESKITATLPYGTDITAIVPEITIPNGTTIIPKIGTSIDFSNTVTYNVYGGNIFKKYAVNVSTQKPITSFKIGELSASINHNSKVIALTMPEGTDLTALQPTLELSEGVTASITSGSTIDFSSPVKFNVISTGLTEEYTVNITTPLSGPVIAFLGTSASKQAISNLDEIAASDWLFANYSGAQYISFTDIKNGASLEGIDVIWWHYDEATSLPTIALDASVTTALKTYQTNGGNLLLTTFASQYVEALNIVPSGKGPNNVFGDFPPNGFVDGNSWGMSFVSHEDHPIFLGLDTFATGKANLLEAGTFRLNHTAWWFLPDWGGYNDGAGWREQTGGNNLASEAWDDGLNGRVTIAEFPGGASDIKTVVISMGAYDWYNEDDSSGTPSQANGFIDNIKLLTANSLNYLADN from the coding sequence ATGAAAAAAATAATAAATAAACAAATAGGATTGCTGACTTGTGTCCTTCTATTTTTAGCGAGTCTTTTATCAGCTTGTGAAGACAACTTTGATGAATCTGCTTTTGTTACCAATGTTTCGGTAAACATCAATTCGTTTACTGTAAATAATATCAGTGCAGAAATCAATAATCAGGAAAGTAAGATAACAGCTACGCTACCTTATGGAACAGATATTACAGCTATTGTACCCGAAATTACTATTCCAAACGGAACTACTATTATCCCTAAAATAGGAACGAGTATTGATTTTAGTAATACTGTAACTTATAATGTTTATGGTGGAAATATCTTTAAAAAATATGCGGTTAACGTTAGTACTCAAAAACCCATTACAAGTTTTAAGATTGGAGAACTTTCTGCAAGTATCAATCATAATTCAAAAGTTATTGCGCTTACCATGCCTGAAGGCACTGATCTTACAGCATTGCAACCTACCCTTGAATTATCTGAAGGAGTGACTGCTAGTATTACCTCTGGTAGCACTATTGATTTTTCTAGCCCAGTAAAATTCAATGTAATTTCAACAGGATTAACAGAAGAATATACAGTAAATATTACGACTCCTCTTAGTGGACCTGTTATTGCCTTTTTAGGAACATCGGCTTCTAAACAAGCAATCTCAAATTTAGATGAAATTGCTGCATCAGACTGGTTGTTTGCCAACTACTCAGGAGCTCAGTACATTTCTTTTACAGATATTAAAAACGGAGCTTCTTTAGAAGGTATTGATGTTATTTGGTGGCATTATGATGAAGCTACTAGTCTACCAACTATTGCTTTAGATGCCAGTGTTACAACTGCATTAAAAACATATCAAACTAATGGAGGTAACTTATTATTAACCACATTTGCCTCTCAATATGTAGAAGCATTGAATATTGTTCCTTCAGGTAAAGGGCCTAATAATGTTTTTGGAGATTTTCCGCCAAATGGGTTTGTAGATGGTAATTCATGGGGAATGTCATTTGTAAGTCATGAAGATCATCCTATCTTTTTGGGGTTAGACACTTTTGCTACAGGAAAAGCCAATTTATTAGAAGCAGGAACATTTAGATTAAACCATACTGCATGGTGGTTTTTACCAGATTGGGGAGGGTATAATGATGGTGCTGGATGGAGAGAACAAACCGGAGGAAATAATCTAGCTAGTGAAGCATGGGATGATGGATTAAACGGTCGTGTAACCATTGCTGAATTCCCTGGAGGTGCTTCAGATATCAAAACAGTTGTTATTTCTATGGGAGCTTATGATTGGTATAACGAAGATGACAGCAGTGGAACACCAAGTCAAGCCAATGGTTTTATTGATAATATCAAACTTTTAACAGCAAATAGTCTAAACTATTTAGCAGATAATTAA
- a CDS encoding glycoside hydrolase family 32 protein has product MNLTNKIFIYLSVFSILACSNDDDAFTQVPVDPGTQTNVYPLPPEQWLGETDPYYTSGYVGDIMPYYNDGKFNLFFLHDAKTKPAGKGFHDIHNFETTNFTEFNYKGRMIPYGVSDEPDFGVGTGSVVKVGDTYYFYYTGHNGNTPFVQNNPRESVLCATSTDLENWTKIDDFKITAPAGYTDFDFRDPHVFYNEEDGKYWMLMSTQTDPARKAVVLLFTSDDPATNNWTVQNPIYTTTPQENYLMLECADIFKMGAYWYLIFSENWSNHTGTHYRIANSPNGPWTTPTIDRFDGSYLYAAKTASDGNKRYLFGWTARKSPENNTGNKEWGGNIVTHEIIQNNDGTLNVKQPEGIVPVYTNNATITVENTVGTVTQSNNTFTLDGTSNDALVTFNSLKKSNHIDFKIEMQSNGDFGVLLNHDPENNTAFKIAFEPGFNRVAAYNVNDGNDLYLNHVPFNFTANTEYKVSITTNEDICVLYINDEVAFSNRLYDVTGKKWSFFSENNQTVFSNLTLKNPY; this is encoded by the coding sequence ATGAACTTAACTAATAAAATATTTATATACCTATCCGTGTTTAGCATTTTAGCTTGCTCAAATGATGATGACGCATTTACTCAAGTCCCTGTAGACCCAGGGACTCAAACAAACGTATATCCATTGCCACCAGAACAATGGTTAGGAGAAACAGATCCTTACTACACCTCTGGTTATGTAGGAGATATTATGCCTTACTATAACGATGGTAAATTTAATTTATTCTTTTTACACGATGCCAAAACAAAACCTGCTGGTAAAGGGTTTCATGATATACATAACTTTGAAACAACTAATTTTACAGAGTTTAATTATAAAGGTAGAATGATTCCTTATGGAGTTTCAGATGAGCCTGATTTTGGAGTAGGAACAGGTTCTGTGGTTAAAGTTGGAGATACCTATTATTTTTACTATACAGGTCATAATGGAAACACTCCTTTTGTTCAAAATAACCCTAGAGAAAGTGTTTTGTGTGCTACGAGTACAGATTTAGAAAATTGGACTAAAATAGATGACTTTAAGATAACTGCTCCTGCTGGTTATACTGATTTTGACTTTAGAGACCCACATGTATTCTATAATGAAGAAGATGGGAAATATTGGATGTTGATGTCTACACAAACAGACCCTGCCAGAAAAGCTGTCGTTTTATTATTTACTTCTGATGATCCTGCAACAAATAATTGGACAGTACAAAACCCTATTTACACCACCACTCCACAAGAAAACTATTTAATGCTAGAATGTGCAGATATTTTTAAAATGGGAGCCTATTGGTATTTAATCTTTTCAGAAAACTGGAGTAATCATACAGGCACACATTATAGAATTGCAAATTCTCCTAACGGACCATGGACAACACCTACTATAGATCGTTTTGATGGAAGTTATTTATATGCAGCCAAAACTGCTTCTGACGGAAACAAACGTTACTTGTTTGGTTGGACTGCTAGAAAGTCACCAGAAAACAATACAGGAAATAAAGAATGGGGGGGGAATATTGTTACTCATGAAATTATTCAGAATAACGATGGTACATTAAATGTCAAACAACCTGAAGGTATTGTTCCAGTTTACACAAACAATGCAACGATAACTGTGGAAAACACAGTTGGTACTGTTACACAAAGCAACAATACTTTTACTTTAGATGGAACTTCTAATGATGCACTTGTTACTTTTAATAGTTTAAAAAAATCAAATCATATTGATTTTAAAATTGAGATGCAATCTAATGGAGATTTTGGAGTTTTATTAAATCATGACCCTGAAAATAATACAGCTTTTAAAATTGCTTTTGAACCTGGTTTTAACAGAGTAGCAGCTTACAATGTTAATGATGGAAATGATTTATATCTAAACCATGTCCCTTTTAATTTTACTGCTAATACTGAATACAAAGTCAGCATTACCACAAATGAAGATATTTGTGTGCTTTATATTAACGATGAGGTTGCATTTAGCAATAGATTATATGATGTTACAGGAAAAAAGTGGAGTTTTTTTAGTGAAAACAATCAAACTGTATTCTCAAACTTAACCTTAAAAAATCCTTATTAA
- a CDS encoding carbohydrate kinase family protein, which translates to MFHNKDLKFVSYGEVLFDVFKTAKKIGGAPLNLALRIKSFGFPVTMISAVGNDKDGSTLVDYINNHGINTSGIIIKNNYDTGVVIVELSKSGSATYTIEYPSAWDKIEINQSLKNIVSSSDVFLYGSLACRDEVSRTTLYSLLENNKSYKVFDVNLRAPHYKIDTLNKLMSHADFIKFNDEELLEISAELGSTSKSIEENIHFISQYTNTDSICVTKGKHGAVLLWKGILYYNAGFLIKVIDTVGAGDSFLASLITQLLSNGNPQKAIDFACAVGSIVAGHEGANPEIKEEDIYRFLYPQQ; encoded by the coding sequence ATGTTTCATAATAAAGACCTAAAATTTGTTAGCTACGGCGAAGTATTGTTTGATGTTTTTAAAACTGCTAAAAAAATTGGTGGAGCCCCTTTAAATTTAGCCTTAAGAATTAAATCTTTTGGTTTTCCTGTAACTATGATTAGTGCTGTGGGTAATGATAAGGATGGAAGTACTCTTGTCGACTATATTAATAATCATGGAATAAACACTTCGGGAATTATTATAAAAAACAACTATGATACCGGAGTTGTTATAGTAGAACTTAGTAAGAGTGGTTCTGCTACCTATACTATTGAGTATCCATCAGCATGGGATAAAATAGAAATTAACCAAAGTCTAAAAAATATTGTTTCCTCTTCTGATGTTTTCTTATATGGAAGCTTGGCTTGTCGAGATGAAGTTTCTAGAACAACACTATATAGTTTGTTAGAAAATAATAAATCTTATAAAGTATTTGACGTTAATTTAAGAGCTCCACATTACAAAATAGATACTTTAAACAAATTAATGAGTCATGCTGATTTTATTAAGTTTAATGATGAAGAATTATTAGAAATTTCTGCAGAACTAGGTTCAACCTCAAAATCTATTGAAGAAAATATTCACTTCATTTCTCAATACACTAATACTGATTCTATTTGTGTTACAAAAGGGAAACATGGAGCAGTGTTATTGTGGAAAGGTATTTTGTATTATAATGCTGGTTTTTTAATAAAAGTAATTGATACTGTTGGAGCCGGTGATTCTTTTTTAGCTTCGTTAATTACGCAGTTACTGAGTAACGGAAACCCACAAAAAGCAATTGATTTTGCTTGTGCAGTAGGTTCTATTGTAGCAGGACACGAAGGTGCTAACCCAGAGATTAAAGAAGAAGATATTTACCGTTTTTTATATCCTCAACAATAA